Within Crassostrea angulata isolate pt1a10 chromosome 2, ASM2561291v2, whole genome shotgun sequence, the genomic segment cactcactctctctctctctctttctttttgtGATCCTTTAAGTCATGACTTTGCTTACACATACCTCAAGTCACTACATCAAAATTTACACATCCCAAGTCACTACAACTCCGATACACACATCAACTCACTACACCAATATAATACAAGTACATTTTagatattttcaacaagttTCCATActgtaatacaaaaaaaaacatcaaagatATCATTTATAGGgaacaaaaaaaacaataatcacCTTCTCCAGTCTGCCATCCAGCATTTTCTTCAGCAGTTGTCATGTTATTGGCCAAGGAACGGGTCTTAGAGACCAGTGGATCTGGAtcataaataaaagatattgatagTGAGAGTCCATTTAAACGTGTGCAAAATTGATGACCTTAACACAAACATacttaataattttgtttttacatgaaataagATGACAAAAACAGTGATCAAAAGTTATTATcccaaatataaaaaaaccgACATCTTTCTGCTGAATaaccttctctctctctccctccctctctccctcactctctctctctctctccttctttCTCTTTGTGATCCTTTAAGTCATGACTTTGCTTACACATACCTCAGGTCACTACATCAAAATTTACACATCCCAAGTCACTACAACTCCGATACACACATCAACTCACTACACCAATATAATACAAGTACATTTCAGATATTTTCAACAGGTTTCCATACTGTAATACaaaaaaacatcaaagaaatcatttataggacaaaaaaaacaataatcacCTTCTCCAGTCTGCCATCCAGCATTTTCCTCAGCAGTTGTCATGTTATTGGCCAAGGAACGGGTCTTAAAGACCAGTGGATCTGaatcataaataaaagatattgatagTGAGAGTCCATTTAAACGTGTGCAAAATTGATGACCTTAACACAAACATacttaataattttgtttttacatgaaataagATGACAAAACAGTGATCAAAAGTTATTatcacaaatataaaaaaaccgACATCTTCCTGCTGAATAACCTTCTCTCTCTccctcactctctctctctctctctttctccctccctcactcactctctctctctttctttctctttgtGATCCTTTAAGTCATGACTTTGCTTACACATACCCCAAGTCACTACATCAAAATTTACACATCCCAAGTCACTACAACTCCGATACACACATCAACTCACTACACCAATATAATACAAGTACATTTCagatattttcaacaagttTCCATGCTGtaatacaaaaaacaacatcaaagaAACCACTTATAggggaaaaaacaataattacCTTCTCCAGTCTGCCATCCAGCATTTTCTTCAGCAGTTATCATGTTGTTGGCCAAGGAACGGGTCTTAGAGACCAGTGGATCTGAAtcataaataaaagttattgatAGTGTGAGTCCACTTATAACATGTGcagaattaatgaaaaattttaaaatcatcataGCATACTGAtagtatgaaaatatttaaatctgaATATTTAATATGTTACAGAAATCTAGGAGTTTTACAGCATTATTCATTTCTCGTGCCCCTATGATATCAGGTAAAGGGGGCGATTCctgctatttctcaaaaacatgaaaaaatcatcagtttttttttattcaacaacAGAATATATGGAGTGAAGAATCTAtagaaatatatcatttatatatgtattaatatttcttaataCAAATATCTAAAGCTCtattcataactttgaattttgGGACATTAACACAATTCATATCCCACACATAATCCTTTGCAAAAAATAGTGTAATTATGACAAAGAATAATCTTGCACTATACAGTATagtaccaatcagacccaacctaacagaaagtagaCCCCAACTAAAAACCCTGGATTTACTTTTAGGGTTTACACTAGATCTACTAGAGCAGACCAAGAGTTAATCCCGATCAACCCAAAGTacacccagagtggacacaaaGAGTAAacccgatcagaagtatacccctaaAAGCAGACAAGGTGCAGGGCTTACAGGCAGTAAGACAGATAGATAAAtgacaggtctgcttcacattCAAGTGCGAAAAGTGGACCCCTAAAgcaaacccaaagtaaaccctgagtggatccaaagtaaacccagactGGAAACAAATTCTTAAAAGCAgtccccaagtaaacccagggtttaatTGGGGTCTGCTTTAGTATATGGTTGGGTCTGACCAGTTACTTCTTATGAACCTTGAACATTACATGTGCGATGAAAAAATGATTCCTAATCTGTCAATAATTTGTTTAGTACAACAGACTAACAAAACTGGATAATGTATATTTCAGTCCAGTTATTTTCTATACAACATACAGCTGTCAATTACAGTTAATTTCCTTAAGTAGTAGAggacatcatacatgtacttagtgcATGTGAATATATATTCTTCTGATAGTTACATTCACCAAATTTTGTCTTCATAAGATTCCTCCAAAGAAAGCAGTTCCATGATTTTTATTCTTCCAAAGCTTAcaaagtatatttatatatgaataaaactaCTTCCTCTTTTAGTGCTAATACAAAGGTTGGTTCTTTGATGTTTGtgggaatatttttatttaatattttaaatttgataagaTATCCTGTTAATTAGTCATATATCTCCTGATTAAAATGAGGTTGTACATTTCTGGTTTGCAAAATtaggttttcttttaaataagttTGGAAAGAGATCTTCAAAAAAGATTTAAGCATGTTTAGGGGCAACATACATCAAAGACCCCAAGTCATATATGATAAAAGAGCTGactttattaaacaaaatggcTGTCAATATGGCGGTGCATTGGAGctggaaaaaaaagttttaactgTTAGCACCCCttataaaactttcattttttgctgattttttttatagcgAGCGCTGACCTCTTTTTACTGTGCTTGGTATTACGTATTTACCCAATTAAATTCATTCTTCAActgaaaggaaaaaataaatgtccTAGCATAAAGTTTGAACATTTAACTTAGCACATTGAATATATCttataaaaagaacaaaaacaaaggagaaataaaacatgattagtataaaaaaatcgaccccccattgtggccccaccctaccctcgggggtcatgattttcacaaattagaatttacactacctgaggatgcttccacacaagtttcagctttcctggtcttatggtacatgagaagaagatttttaaagatttaccctatatattcctatgttaaatttcgaccccccattgtggccccaccctaccctcgggggtcatgattttcacaaattagaatttacactacctgaggatgcttccacacaagtttcagctttcctggtcttatggttcatgagaagaagatttttgaaaatttctcgaacattttcataaattcctaattatctccctttgcaaaagggtgtgatccttaattttcacaaattaaaatccccttaggctaaggatgctttgtgtcaagtttggttgaaattggcccagtggttcttgagaagatgttgaaaatgtgaaaagtttacagacagacggacggacagacagacagacagacagacggacgacagacaaaatgtgatcagaatagctcacttgagctttcagctcggtgagctaaaaacgggTGTATACCGACAAATGACACCAAgcgtaattttgattttttggggTATAATAAGCCAAAATATAGCTATTCCAACAGAATCGCAAGTCACTACAGTGATTTGTGTACTGAGTTTCCGAAATGAATTGAGTTGGTTGATGTGTAAACAAGGTACTGTAGTGGGTTGAAGGTGTTTACAAACACACACATATAAACACACACTTATAATAAAACGTGGTATGTTCTTTCTGCAGCATCATACAGACAACCTGTCTAAAAGTTTTGGTATACTTACCTCTTAAAAAATGATAGGGAATAGaagacattatttttttctgttaaattcCACTAAGTGTACTATgaatgaatttatcattgatttttttaaggatgatagatatacatgtaccagcagTGCTTCAGTAACACCTGAAACCAGTAAAATGACAGTCCAAAGCAGTGTCCCCAAGAATAATAACAAAGAAGTGAGTGTTACTTACTTAGAAAAGTTTCAACTGTTTATTGATGGAATAAGTAAGTTTCTTAGACTTATCCTTTTCTAAGGATGaacctgatacatgtatatgctgaTGTTATGTTCGTATTATAATATTGAGAGTTAATACTATGAATGCATCTTTGTGTGGAAAATGTAGAATGtgaaagtaatttttttcatattagtggaaaattgatatgttttatttgttttttaaagggAGAAAGAATTAGCAGTTGTGCCAAAGGGAATGCCCAAAGCAGCATTTCTCACAATGCCAACACTTATGAAAGTAGGGTAAGCATCAATTATTTTTGTAGATATGCTTAATTGTATCATTTGAATGTTCCTTTTTGAACTTCTTATATGGGACTTAATTGGGTTATCGAACATACTAATACTTGTTTCGATGGCAaaagatattaattaatttacagctGTGCTTGAATGTTATCCTGTAAGCTTAGAAAAGCATTACATGTTATATGCATCTCGATCTATAATATACAAACATTATCGGTACACTTTTTTCTTCAGACTGTGAAACTTCTTGAAAGCAGTTCGATTGAGGTGGATAAAGCAAATCTGAAAAAGGCATCATCCTTGATCAAAAAGCACAATAATCCAGGCTATGCTCTATGCCCCAAGGTGATACCCCTGCTGTTTACAGATGAGGAACTGGCATTGTCCAGGGGACAGGGTCTCATTAAGACCAAACATGGTACCCTGAGGCCGTACAAGGAGAAGGTACAAGTGATGAAAGGTGAGGAAACTATCATTACAGAAATACGTGTAGTTTCAGCTTCATaatgttttaagttttataataaaaaatgattaaacatttaaaatgttatttcagaCTATGTACAAAGTTGGTGCTCAAAGAATGGCTTCAGTGTTCCATCACACGCCAAACTAAATGATGGTGTTACAGAAAGAATTGCGTACAGTAGGAAACTTCTGAAAAAGAAGTCAAGTAATTAATGAAATGTTGACGTTCACTTTTGATTGTAATTAATTTGGGTCATCATTTAAGAACTCTAAAATGTATTTCAGTTGTCAATTATGTGTgacatatatttgaattttaacattttactaatCACTGGTAGCTTgcatgattaacaaatatttttctggatagtaaaatatgaagaaaaagttGCCTGTATGTATTAAACTGTCTTTAAGTAAAAATCTTTCAACAGACATTGCAAAAACTTTGTGTTGAACCGTTATGATGAATTATGTATAggaatgtacatgcatatgtacaTAAGCATATACAGAGAAATGTAATagtatgtaattttttatactgtttttttttttaatgtgtaattctgtttttattatgcAATAATGTTTCTCTCTTGTGAACTTGTACCATAggttttatattttcatgtacCATCTTGTTGCCCCTTAATTGGTAAATAAATAGATTATTAGTTCATATTAATACAGTTGGACTCTTTTGTGTTAAAATTGGTTCTTatgattatatttcatttttactcTAATCTAATTTTAGCCATTTTGGTTTTGATTTTATAGCAGGTTTCAATACAGGCGTATTTTAATACAGGCATATTATTTTCAAGACGTATTATTTTGCCAGGCGTAATTTATTTAAGCAGGATTGCTTAGTCTATATTATTCTGTAATTCTATTATACAGGCGTACAAAATTTCCAGGcgtatttcaaaattttcaggCGTACTCATTTGCATGTTTATGCCAAAAATACGGTAGGGGTACACCACTTGTACACCAGTTTTTCACATTTTACGCCTGTATTTTGTCTTTCAATGTAACTAAGAATTAAACTAGAATTTAAGATACTTGTAGGCctggaaaattttgaaattacgGGAGTAAAATTTCGTACGGGTCTTCTTCTGTAGGTGACCACCCTCATCAGTCAGATGTAGAGTTGAATGGTGGATAATCAGATAAAGGATCTGGTTCTGTTGTTGCAGTGATTGAGTTTGTCCTTGAAGATGCACATGCAGGTGAATTATCTGACTATGCTAACTATGGCAATAGTTGTtggatattgatacatgtatctgatgaagatgactctgtttataTCTTCTTCTGTAGGCGACCACCCTTATCAGCCAGATATAGAGTTTAATGGTGGGGAGGCAGATAAGGGATCCAGTTCTGTTAATGCAGTGATTGAGTCTCTTCTTAAAGATACACATGCAGGTGATATATCTAGTACAATAGTTGCTTGAAACTGATATCTGATGAAGATGACTCTGTTATATCTTCTTCTGTATGTGGCCACCCTCATCAATCAAATGTAGAGTTGAATGGTGGAGAGTCAGATAAAGGATTGGGTTCTGTTGATGCAGTGATTGAATCTGTCCTTGAGAATGCACATACAGATGAGTTATCTGACTATACTAACAAGCGCAATAGTTGTTTGAAATTGATATCTGATGAAAATGACTGTTTATATCTTCTTCTGTAGGTGACCACCTTCATGTAAAGTTTAATAATGGAAAGTCGGATGAAGGATTGTGTTCTGTTGATGCAGTGATTGAGTCTTACTTTGGAGATGCACACGCAGGTGAGTTATCTGACTATGCTAACTGGCGCAATAGTTGTTTGAAAGTAATATCTGAtgaagatgactctgtttataTCATCTTCTGTAGGTGACCACCCTCATCAGTCGGATGTAGAGTTTAACGGCGCAGAATCAGATAAAAGATCTGGTTCTGTTGATGCAGTAATTGAGTCTCTCCTTAGAGATGCAAGTGCAGGCGAGATATCTGACTACGCTAATTATGTCAATAGTTGTTGGAAATTGATATCTGAAGAATATGATTGTTTATATCTTCTTCTGTAGGCGACCAACCTCATCAGTCAGAAGTAGAGTTTAATGATGGAGAGTCAGATAAAGGATTGGGTTCTGTTGATGCAGTAATTGAGACTATCCATGAAGATGCACATGCAGGTGAGGTGTCTGACTATGTTAATAAGGACGACAGTTGTTGGAAATTGATATCTGATGAAGATGACTCTGATTATATCTTCTTCTGTAGGTGACCACCCTCATCAGTCAGATGTAGAGTTTAATGATGGAGAGTCAGAGTCTGATATGGATGATTCTGATGAATTTTGGATTGATTCAGATAGTGATCCTGATTACTCATCGAGTAAAAGCGATTCTGATAACGCATCAAGTGAAAGTGAAAACGATGAAAACCTTCCAGATGTTGACAAAAGTGTTTCTAAACAGGGCAATCATCAAATTCTAAAGAGTATTGAAAATGTGAATGCCCGGAATGTTTTGAATGGATTCAGCTTGAGAAGTCAGTTGCAAATCATAGAACCTCTTGTCCAGGATTTAAGACAGGATCAGATTTCCAAAGCAAAGGGTCTCTTATCATTCAGGCTAAAGTTATGGCAGGAAACATCATTCCAGAAAGTTCACAAATACTTCAAAAAGAAGTTCTTCCAGCGATGAGAAGAGACAGCATTACAGACTGTGTTTTGGAGGACCACGTTATTCTGATGCTTGGAGATATATGGCTCAGTAAAAACAAagataactagaactttttttgtcttcaacaaaaagtaagggcttttcgacatctTCTTTCCCTTTTTTCATTGCAAATGTCAGGAAAAATcatatcgattttttttaatttacaaattctTCACCGCCTTGGTATAATCAGTTGcctaaatataacattataaatattaaaatgtaaaaaaaaaaaagataacttcaGAACTTTAAAAGTAAGTTTACTGTTAATTTCTGAaataatatttccaaaaaatcataaaaaagtaaGTATTTCTTTCTCGAACAGAAAACGTGGTATGCCTAGAGTATTAATGTTCTACGTTTATTGAGGAAAGCGAGATAACTCGTTCTAAATcactttttcaacttttaagAAGTTGCAATATTCACGCCCTTAAAACTCCTATAAGAAGTCCAAAAATGGTCCTACGGAGAATAATtcttaaattgtactctttactcAAAACttaaaaccgaaaagattttaaaaatcggatgaaaaataaaaaagatacagctaaagggctgttttcaGCTTTGACCCCTCTAGATCCcttatctttcaaaattttaatcccaaaaccttttccggtctgcaaATTAGCTCCCttaatatgaatattaaatatgaaaatatttacttgaaaactgGTCGAGAAAACGTGGCACGCGTGAATtcagtttaacattaaaacaacCATAGCCGATTTGTTATCAActtataaaaccggaagttctCAATGGTTTCaaacaaaactttaaatatatgataattatgacagttttaacattttccattcctcaattgaaaattttgatggttatttcaatttttactcttttcatccccccttttttcaTAGTTTGAAGTCTAGTATCTCGAAAACAGCAAGAGATAGAAAAAAGTTGTCGCTTACGATTTTGAATATCATACTATGAAGTatctaaatccaaaatttcttagtttataatcaaaaaataaaatagatacataggtccatttaatattttgttttttgcatgtttaATCCGGAAGTTTATAgaccggaagtccaaaaaggGACATACGGGAGAAATAAACAATTGCTAAAAGAAtctaacattaaatttttattatttggttccgttttcaaaaaatcgctgacgaaattttgtcgagaagaataatagtaataaaacagaacgaaaacaataggtcttttcgaccgaaagtcgaaaagccctaataaaagAAAACGAAAACATTATGCAAGTAACCACATGCGACTTGCTGGACGCCTTCTTCTCCTTGTTCGAGAAACATCAAACCTATCTCTTAGTATAGCCAATGTCAGATTTTCTGGTGATGTTTTTGTGTCTTGTGTACTTAAGGCTTGTGATGGTGTtgacatattaatttttttttaatata encodes:
- the LOC128171733 gene encoding uncharacterized protein LOC128171733, whose amino-acid sequence is MIGNRRHYFFLLNSTKCTMNEFIIDFFKDDRYTCTSSASVTPETSKMTVQSSVPKNNNKEGERISSCAKGNAQSSISHNANTYESRTVKLLESSSIEVDKANLKKASSLIKKHNNPGYALCPKVIPLLFTDEELALSRGQGLIKTKHGTLRPYKEKVQVMKDYVQSWCSKNGFSVPSHAKLNDGVTERIAYSRKLLKKKSSN